TAAGCTCAGTTCCTCCTTTGTCTTCCTAACAACCTCACAGACtcatgaaaactgaaatatcaTTTAACCGACaacacaaagtcaaagtcaaagttaaCTTTATTGCAGCTATGctgaccctcctcctcccatgtCTGAAGAATTAAACAGTTCTATAAACAGCcaaacacatttgaatgaatTCTTTAGTTTTTGTCTTAGAATGAAATGACTGAACACCTTGGCAGAGAAACTAAACTTAAAGTCACgaatatttaatgttactgAGAAAGCCAAGTCTGCAGGGACTAAAGCATGCACACGATTATATTTGAAATCCTGCAGGTCAAAGTCCCAGGTTATTATTTTGATATCATGAAATGCAGCTTTCTTTTGCTACACATCAGTCTGAGTCAGCCTGACTCATTAGGTGTTCGAAATAGTCTTCTCCAGAGTCAATCATGCTTTTCAGGCTGTCCAGGATCAGTGAGTCAATGTCACGGTCCACCTTGTTTTCTTCATGGTAGTTCTTCACAGGGAAGATGCAGTTCATAGGGATGCCCACCGTATCACTGAACAGCTccatctacatttaaaaaagaaatcacaacaTCTCAGTTCACAAATTTAAGGAAGCCCTGAGCGGTCGTGCATGTATGTATTTCCAAGAATGAATGTATGTGATTCAAGGAATGTTTCCAGTCAAACATACCGTTGCCTTCACTTTCTTGAGCTTGTAGACGTTCTTTACATCTTCTTTGATTTCAGGACAGACCTCATCAATTTTGGTGCTAATGACCAGTTGAGGAATTCCTGTcagggaaacagaaaacatactGAGACCTTTGTGACTGACATTATGGAAAATACAAATGAAGCTACAGCAGGTGACAGTTGATACTCGTTCATTTGgaccaaattattattattatattattattattattattattattattattattattatgaacagATTTCTTACCCAGGTCACTGGCTTCCTTCCTGATTTCCACAATCTTCTGCACAACATCATCCTGAATGTTAGCTACCGTGTGGccaggaaaaacacaaaccaggaCATGGACTTTGTCATTGTCAGTCGGGCTGTTGTTGTAGAATTGATCACCTTCTGACAACTTAGACACAGGATtgaactggaaaacaaatttaaatctggttatacaacaagtaggtcAGAcagagcaatctgattggtcaaccagacatttagaatgtgctcaaatcagcaagactcgttaatacaggtgtgtaccttgttaatacaggtgtgtacctctttaacacaggtgtgtacctcgttaatacaggtgtgtacctctttaacacaggtgtgtacatATCAGTATAGACAGTTGTAGTACCTCTTCAATAGTGTAGGCACACTTGTTAATACAGGTGGTATCATCATACCTCGTTAGTATTCAATAAACATGAGTGagttcagagaaaatgtttctgcacAGCTAAAGTGGCGTGGATGGTGACTGCAGAGAATGTCCGTGAGATAACACATGTGGTTCATTTATTGACATCACATCCATCTCTGTTACAACAACATTTGAGACTTTTGGACTTTACTGTGTACTGAACAAATGTTTGaatcatcctccatcagctgtgctggAGGCTGATACGGAGCGAGCTAAATGTGAAGTAGGAGGCCAAACCTTCCATAGGAACATCTGTCACAGATAGTCACTACAAGACTAACCACTGAACCATACAGATGTATGGTGTATAATGTAAATGACAGCTGTGTATGTAACAGTGTGAGTAAATAATTaactcaataaaaacacatttttgtgtaaAAACTTTCTGTGAAGTTTGCAGAAAACTGTACCGTGTATTATCATCTCTCACACGTCCCCCTCAGAGCGTTTGATGTCGTCCAAAGGACCCCTTTGACTTCCACAGACCCATGAATGTCATTAGAAGACAAAAGGGTAAAAGGAGTATCTTGGACCTTTCTTTTCTTGGATTGTAGGTCGTGTAactataaaacaataaacaatagaCAAACAGGACCTGTCAATACGGCTAGGTACCaacatacactttttttttgtagttttcttgaGTACATAATAATTTGGTTTTCATCATCACAATTAAATCATCTGTACCGCTTGAAAGACAAAGCAGTCCAGATTATCACCTTTACGCGCTACGCCTGGTAGACCAAAGTTAAAATTCTGCCTTTAAGACACTTGGACAGAGTTGATGAAACTGTACTCTCAGCTCCAACCGGTCCATGAAGACAGAATCCTGAGTTTCTGTCCTTCAGTCTCAGGTTGTAGTCCTTCACGTACTCTGCAGAGCTCTCTGATTGTCTCTGTTCAGAGAAGGAAACATACATTCAGACTCAACGTAATTTTACAGCCagtttccattttctgtttgcTGCCCAGATGCAGACAAAACAACTGGGAAGTGAATCAGGATGTCACTGAATCACG
This genomic interval from Larimichthys crocea isolate SSNF unplaced genomic scaffold, L_crocea_2.0 scaffold25051, whole genome shotgun sequence contains the following:
- the LOC113744854 gene encoding interferon-induced protein 44-like codes for the protein CCITRFKFVFQFNPVSKLSEGDQFYNNSPTDNDKVHVLVCVFPGHTVANIQDDVVQKIVEIRKEASDLGIPQLVISTKIDEVCPEIKEDVKNVYKLKKVKATMELFSDTVGIPMNCIFPVKNYHEENKVDRDIDSLILDSLKSMIDSGEDYFEHLMSQADSD